The stretch of DNA CTCCTCTAGCATGTTGTGGAGTTTGCGATAAACAGTAGTCAGTGGAATCTTTGTTTCCTCTGTTATTTGTAGTGCGGATTTTGGTTGCTCTATCATCGCAGACAGTATTATTCTGGCATAGTTATCAGAGAACATCTCTAGTGCTTTCTGCTTTTTTTCGTCTTGATCGATCACTATTTCGCGTAACGCATCAGATGACACGACAATATCCATACGTCAAATCTATTTTTAAACATATGACCGGATCATGATGCCAATACAGCGTAGATTAACCAGTACGGTTTATTAGGTAATTAGTTCCGCACGAGATCAATGGCACTAAAAGCAGCCCTGATCATAACTGCGATTTCAATTGTACTGCTTGCAATCTATGGAGCAGATGCAGCAGTAAGCAAGGGCTCAGATCAGGGATTTTTGCCGTTTGATCATAAAACACGCGGAATGGGCCTTGGAGGTCCAGCTATGATACTGCCAATAATTGCATTTTTCATATCGCGCAAAGAATCATCAAAGCCACTAGCTGCGATGTTGCTTGTAACTGGTGCTATGATAATAGTTGGCGGCGCAGTATTTTTGTCAATGCCTCCGTCGGATGAACCAAGAAATGTCATGGCAGAAGCAGGCCCGTTGTTTGGGGTCGGGGCATTCCAGATTGCACTGGGCGCAATAAAAATTAGAAAATGACTGTCTGCGCAAAATGCAGCAAAGAGTCCAACAAAACCTACGATTGTACGCATACAAATGACGAGCAGTACTGCGTAGAGTGTTATACTGAACTACATTATTACCTAACAGAGAAGAATTGAACGAACTCCAAGTCCTAATACAGTGGATAAGCTCGCTAGTATCAGAATACCTCTATGTAGGAGTCTTTGCAGCTGCAATAATAGAGACGGTTTTTCCACCAATTCCAACTGCCGCAATATTTCCATTTGCAGGCTATTTCGCATCACAAAACGGAATGAGTGTAATCGAAGTACTTGGGTTGGGAATGGCGGGCGGAGTCGGGGCCACCATTGGTTCTACTATCATCTATCTGGTGTGCATCAAGCTTGGACGAGTCGCAATGTTACGATATCTAAAATACGCAAGAATCTCTGAGCAAAAGTTGGCAAAAATAGAGACATGGTTTGAAAGACATGGAGAAAAGGCAGTCTTTTTTGGCCGAATGGTGCCAGTATTGCGAGAAATGATTTCAATTCCGGCAGGATTATTCAAGATGAAGCCAATCAAGTTTGTTTTGTATACGTTTTGTGGATCTTGTGTTTGGAGCATTGCTCTGACATTTGTCGGGTATTATTTTGGCCAAGTCACACTAGGAATAATTTGACTTGCATCCATAGATTTTAAAGCCCAAATTACATCATACCAGCATTGCAAGCAATCATACTGGCAGGAGGCCTTGGGAGTAGACTAAGACCGATTACCGATTATGTTCCAAAACCACTAATCCCAGTAAACAACATCCCGTTAATTGAATGGCAGATAAAACAATTAAAAAAATTCAAAATAAACGAGTTTATCATATGTACTGGCTACAAAACAGAACAAATTGAAAACTATCTAGAACAAAAAGAAAACTTTGGCTCAAAAATCAGATATTCCACAGAAAAATCACCACTCGGCACGGGCGGCGCAATAAAAAAGGCAGCAAAACTAATCAAAGAAAAGTCATTTTTGGTTATTAACGGCGACATCATAACCGACATTGACGTTAGAAAATTGTACTCAAATCCAAACTCTATTGCGCTAGTAGAACTGCGAACCAAGTTTGGCACCGTAGATCTTGACGATTCAAAAATAGTCAGATTTAGAGAAAAAAAGCCAATTGAGAATGTCTGGATGAATGCTGGGATTTACCATCTGGACAAAAAACTGGTTGCGGCCCTTCCATTCAAAGGAGCAATAGAAGAGACAACATTTCGAAGGTTTGCCAGCAAAAAAAATCTAACCGGAATAAAGTTCAAGGATGCATTTTGGCACTCTATTGATTCTCACAAGGACCTAGACGAGTGCTCAAAGGCACTAAAAGGCAAAAAGATCTAAGACATGAAATTATCATATAGTCTAGGCTCACTTTTATCAATTGAGGATCTTCTAAAGTGTGCTGAAAAAACCGCCAAGACAGATCCTGACACCGTATGGGTTCCAGAAACTTGGGGCATGGAAAATTTTGCAATGCTGTCCGCAGTTTCTGCCAGAACCAAATCCAAGATAGGCTCATCCATTATCAACATTTACTCGCGCAGTCCTGCACTCATTGCGATGGGTGCTGCCACAATAGATACTATATCAAATCAAAGATTAACGCTGGGCCTGGGAACAAGCAGTGTCCCAATCATTCAAGGGTTACACGGATATAGATTTGAAAAACCGCTACAAAGAATGAAGGAAACCGTAGAGATAATTCGCCTTGCTCTTTCTGGCAAAAAAATCGACTATACCGGAAAGATATTTGCATTGCGAGGATTTACGCTACTAATTAAGCCACCAAGACAGCACATTCCAATCTATATTGCTGCAATAAACCAGAAAATGACGGAACTTACTTGGAGAATAGGAGATGGGGTTATTTTCTATTTGAGGCCAATCTCCGAGATGAAAGAGACAACATCCAAAATGCAGAGTAATAGAAAAATCGACGTTGCCTGTCAGCTAATAACCAGTGTTTCAGAGGACGGCGACCAGGCAAAGGAGCGGGTGCGAAAAACATTGGCGTTTTACATCTCTGTTGGTGAAATTTATAGAAAATTCCTAGCAAAAAACGGCTTCAAAAAGGAAACGGACAACATCTATCAAGAATATCTAAAGTCAGGCCTCAAATCAAACCACGAGTTAATTCCAGATTCCATGTTGCAATCACTCACAATTTCCGGCGCCCCGCAAGAATGCAAAAAGCAGTTAAAGCGATTCTACGATGCAGGAATTACGCACCCAATAATCCAGTTTAATCCAAGCGGTGAAGTCGGAAAATCCTTTGATTTGTTCACAAAGACATTCAGTGATGTATGATGAGTGTAGCAATAGCTGGGTATTCCACTACAAAATTCACGCTAGACCAGACCCCAATAGAAGAACTACTTGTCTCCGCAACAAAAGAATTATTCCAAAATACGAAAAACCTATCGCAAAAAGACATTGACGCAGTCCTAGTCTCAACAAACAACAACAAAAAGTACCTGGCACCAATATTATCAGAGATAACAGGAATTGCCCCCAAGATTGCCCAAAGCATAGAAAACATGTGCAATTCAGGCGCAAACTCGATCGTTTCTGGATATTCTTACATCGCATCAGGAATGGCAGACGTGGTACTAGTAGTAGGAGCAGAGCAAGCGGAAAATTCCGCCCAAGTACTGGATTGGGACATGTCTCGCGGAGAGTTCACACATCCGATATTTTGGGGGACAATGTTTGCCAAGGCCCATAAAAGAGAGTTCGGCACAACCGACGAAGAACTGGCACATGTTTCTGCCCTAAATCACAAAAATGCACAGGACAATCCAGCTGCATACAACCCAAAAACCTACACCATAGAAGACATCATGGATTCAAAACGGCTAACGGAAGATCTGAGGTTGCTTGATTGTTCCCGTTCTTGCAGTGGAAGTTCTGCAGTCTTACTTGTATCAGAAGAAATAGCAAAAAAGTACACAGATTCGCCGGTTTTCATATCTGGAATAGGCCAAAAAACCACATCTGCAAGTTTTACAAAAAATGAACTGACCAGGTTAGAATCCACAATAGATGCAGCAAGTCAAGCATATTCCATGGCAGGCATCAAGGCAAACCAGGTAGATGTAGCAGAAATTCATGATGCATTTTCAATCTGTGAATTGATGATCCTAGAAGATTTGGGATTTGCGTCAAAAGGAAAAGCAGGAAAACTCGTTTTAGAACTGTACAAGAATGGCAGTAAAAAAATCAACCCCAGAGGAGGACTGATTGGCGCAGGCCATCCTCTTGGAGCTACAGGGATAGCACAAATTGCAGAGATTACATCACAACTTCAAGGAACAGCTAAAAAAAGGCAGGTAGAAAACGCCAGAATAGGCCTTGTGCAGAACATGTCGGCAGCTGCAACATCATCCACGGTTTTGGTGATGAAAAATTGAATTTTGAATCAGAGTTAAGGCAGGGCCGATTCACGGTGGGCGAATGCAACAAGTGCCATAGGATAAGCTGGCCTCCAAGTGATTTTTGCAATAATTGTTTTGGCAATCTACAATACAGGCCAGTAAAAGAGCCAGGAATTTTACTAGAATCATCTACCAAAGACGGTAAGATCTTTGGAATTGTGAAATTCGAAGATTCGATCAAGGTAATTGGCACAATAGACGGCAATACCGAGCAAAAACCCGGACAAATGATGAAAATTGCAAGTTGTGGCTTTGATAAATCCCCAAAATTCACATTTACCAAGTCATAATTCCAAGACCATTTGCTTGATAATACAATAACCTAGTATTCTATAATCAGACAAACCAATACTAAACCATGTCAAACCTGGTCAAGCTGCAAAAACCCGTCAAGAAAACAAAAAAGGACAATGTCAGAATAGCAAGAACGCGAAGGCAGCGCGGGTATCACTGGGAAGATACGCTGGTTAAGCGATTCAATGCTCTTGATGGCTGGAAGGGATTTCGGTTAGGCTCGCCAAGCGTAGGCTTGCCAGATATTTTGGCAATTAGCACAAAAAACAGCACCATTTTTACAATAGAGGCAAAGTCAGGCACCACAAACTCACTTGTCGTGCCATACGATCAGATAATTCGCTGCCTAAAATGGGTGGATAATTTTGAGCTGTATCAAACACGAGATGTAATTTTTGCGTTCAAGTTTCTATCAAAAAAGCGAATTGGTCTAGGCGAATATGAAAAAAGAGAGTTGCGAGAATACTACAAAGTATGGGACAAGTCAAAGCAGATATCAGATTTTGCGTGCAATTATGACGGAACCACATATTCCATAATAGATGCAAAACGCCAGAGACTTGACCTAAAGGATTACACCATGCCGTTTGTGAGTAAAAACACCAAGACCACCCAAGAAGCCTAGTGGAAAGAGGACAAATTCAGAATAACTCTTTAATTATCCAACAACACTAACAATATCATGAGTTTTGAGGAATTTGTAGATGAACGCATGCTCGTAAGCCATAATGTCTTTGGCGACAAGGAAATGAAGATAAAAATTCTCGAAGTCTCAGACGAGCACCCGCCAGTCCAATGGAAGTTCGGAAACAGAGTCAAGGTCAACAAAATCCTGATCACAATAAAGCACCTCAACACCCAACAAGTCGAAGAGGGTGAATTCGACATCGAGACAATCGAAAAAGAGCTCAGCACGCGTAGCCACTATACCTCAACTAATAGATGGGTGTCTGTCAACGATATCAAAAATGGCTATGTGGTAAATTCCAAACACGTCAATCTTATCTCAGACGCAGTGGCTCTGGAATACATTGTATTTTGAAAATCAGCACCAAAAACTATAAGAAAGTACTCTAAAATCATCAAATCATGTCATCAAAAGAGATTTCGATTTCAGGCACGGACTATACTATCACACTAACGGATCAGCTGGTAAACCAAGTAAACAACCTAAAGGCATTATACAGCGCAGCCTATGAGGACCCAGAAAGCTTCGAGCAAGTAAGCTCAGAGATATCCAATGCAATAAACGAGATTGCGTCTCAAGCCGAACCACCGGTATCAGATGACGATTTGGATGGATTCATCCAGGAAATAATTCGAGTAGTGGACAAAAAGGCAGAAGAAATCAAAGAAGAATTAGAAGGCAAATCCAGTGTAAAACCAAAAAAAGAATCCAAGACAGCAAAACCACAGAAATCAAAAAAATAATATCATTTTAGCAACAAATCAGCAAAAAATATGCAGTTTTAGTTATATTCTACTTTGGATTAACTATCCTAATGAAAGCGCATTGTGAATGCGGGATTTGTGGGCATTATGAGGAAAGCGAATGTCTTGCCAAAGAATGCAAATGCTGCATTAACTTCCATGTTCGTTCAGGTGGAAAAAAATCCAGTTAAAATAATAACAAAACAAACAGAATTATTGACAAAAATACAAACCCTTGAAGAATTCAAACAGATCAAAAATGCGGATTTTGGCTTTATTGTCATATCCGATGACACCGCTGCAACACTGCATCAAAGCAAGTGTGCCAACCTAAGAGAGGACGAATTCCCAAATTGCACTCACCATTGGTTTTCAACACTAACATTGGCAGAAAAATCATTTAATGTTGTGATTTGCAATGTTTGCAAGCCAGAATAGCTACTTGTGGCAGCTGCAACTTTTTGACCAGTGCTTTGAGCAGCCAAAAATTTTGTGATCTTTGCATCCACAGATGACGCATTTTTTCTCAGACATTATTCCCTCAATATTGATTTTATATGCTCTAATAGATTGTTTTCCTCTATGGAATCAAGAATGGACATTCTGAGATTTTTGAGCCTCATTGGATCATCAGAATATAACAGTGACATTGTGTCCATTTCTCTGAAAAACTCGTGATTTGCCAGATATTTTCTGATTGGCGGTAGCACGTGTTGATAGTCAGCTAGTTCTTGCTTGTTTGTCTCTAGCTTGTTTGCCAGTGCCGCAAAAAGGCCGTTTATCTTTGCAAGTTCTCTGCGTATGATGTCGAGATCGCCTGGCTTGTCACGCAGGTTTTGCAGTAGGGTATGTGAATCATCTACTTGTTTTAAAATGCCTTTAAGATACTCTTCAAACGTAACCATTTTCTTTTTGAAATACAACACCATTGAAAAAGCTTAGTCTAGCTTTTGATTCCAAAATATTAACAATTCAAATTTAAAGTAGTAGTCAGGTGGAAACGTGTATTGAACAATAACGCTTACCTAAAATGCATAGATCCAGCTTGTGGCCTAGAGTATCCGATTAATTCCAGAAACATCGAATGTGAGCAGGGGCATTTACTGGATGTAAAATACAAAAACACCCCCTCCCCGGAGCTAAAGGAATTATTCTATAATCGACGAAACCCTCAGGGAAATATTTTCAATGAGAGTGGAGTTTGGAGATTCAGAGAGCTACTCAATTTCTGTCAAATAGACACGGGCAACAGAGATGAATGCTCAAAATACCTAGTATCATTAGACGGCGCAGAGGGAAGACAGTCCAAGCCATACCAAATGTCAAAGGTGGCAGACTTTATTGGAATAAACCATGACGGTTTGTGGCTCCAGCCAGAAGGATACAATCCAAGCGGATCATTCAAAGACAATGGTATGTCGACTGCGGTAACACATGCAAAACTAATTGGTGCTAAAAAAATAATCTGTGCATCAACGGGCAACACCTCGGCAGCTGCTGCAATGTATGCGGCAAACGAAAACATGGAGTGTGATGTATACATTCCAGCAGGACAAATTGCTCCAGGAAAGCTATCACAGGCGTATCAATTCGGTGCGCAAATTGTCCAGGTTCAGGGAAATTTTGATGATGCCCTAGCAAAATCACTGGACGATGCAAAACATCATGAAGGCTATACGGTAAACTCGGTAAACCCGTTTAGAATCGAAGGACAAAAAACCATACCATACAGGGCAATAGAATACCTAAACTGGAATCCACCAGACTGGATTGTCTATCCAGGCGGAGCATTGGGAAACATTTCAAGTTGCGGCAAGGCATTAATGGAATTATACGAATGGGGCTGGATCAAAAAAATTCCAAGAATAGCGGTGATAAATTCAGAAGGGGCAAGCACTCTGTATGATTTGTACAATGGCGAATTTGAGGGACAAAAGCTGCGCTGGAACAAAGGCAAGCCAGATACCGAGACGATAAAAAACTATTACAAGCACCTGGACGAAAAGGGAATCAGGCCGAAAACAAAGGCAACTGCAATTCAAATCGGCAGGCCAGCAAACATACTCAAAGGATTGCGGGCGCTGGAATTTACAAACGGCATAGTGGAAAAAGTCTCTGATTCCGAAATGCTTGACGGCATGTCAATTGTAGGACTAAACGGTTTTGATTGCGAGATGGCGTCAGGTGCATCCCCAGCAGGAATCAAAAAGCTAGTCGAAAAGGGAATAATCAAAAAAGATGATGTCGTAGTCGGAATACTCACAGGTAGGCAGAAAGACTCTAGCCTTCCAGTGGATTATCATAACAATCCAGCAAACAGATTCGCAAACCCACCAAGGGAATAATTATTTTTTAGCGAAAAATTCTTCGAGTGCTTTTTTCTTTTCTTCCATGTGAAATAGCGTCTCGGTGTGCACAAATGCCTCTTCATATGGTTTTTGGAAGAGCATTGCCTGCATGAGCAGGTGGTTTTCAGGGATTACTATTCCAGTCTGATCATCAGAGTAAACCATTTTGATTGTGTCTCCAATTGCTTCAATCATGTTTGCGTGTATGTGAATCATGTTGGTGTCTTTGAAGCTAAACTTCATGGATTCTGCGGCATCACGGATTTGTTTTGTCCCCTTTGCCGTCCAGAGTGTGGCAACACCATATTCATCTTTGAACAGGTCTAATATCTCAGATGGGTCTGGCGCAGAATCCTTGAATCGTATGCTCATCATGTGCACATGCATTTGACGGGTTGGCACCTTGATTGCCTGTATGAATAATGGTGTGTCTTTGCCCATGTATGATTTTACATCGTCCTGATGGTGCGGGTTTGGGGACAACTCTATTGTGTCTGGGACAGATTTTTCAGTCTGCTCAATGTCTGCCCAGCGTCTAACAAGTATGGCATCAAATCTCAACAATCTAGAGCCGTATTTTTCACGGAGTGGTTGCAGTATTCTTCCCATTCCTGTGACATTGCAGCTTCCTTGCATGACATGTTTTTTGCCAAAGGCATCCTTGTAGTTAACACGCGAGTTAAACAGTAAATCAGATACACGCTCATCCCCAAAGACAGACTCGCCTCCCTGATAGATTGCCATTACACCTTTTGGCTCATAGAGCTGTTTTTTGTTGGTGTATCCAGTTCCTCCAGGGGCACCGTCAATTACAAGGTCACAGTTTGACAGTGCTTCTTCTATACTGCCTTTGATTTTGTAATTCTTAAAAGAGTCAATGCTTTTTTGCGGCACATAGACATCAAAGCCTCTTGATATAGCATCGTTTACCTTTTCATCCGGAGAGAACTTGCCCACTCCGATTACCTTTATTTCAGGATCGTCTTTGATGAATTGTGCAATTCGGTTTCCAATGGAACCATATCCATTGACAAAAACCCGCTTCATGGTTTTGTCCCAGAATTGGGATTTATTTACATTTCACAGATTAGGTAGCAGGCGACAATTCAGATGATGTGGATTGGTCTTCTCGTATCGAGTCAAATTTTGCAATAGACTGTCCCAATCCGGATTCTATTTTTTGAGCGGTGCTTTCTTTGCTTAGCATCGGCGAAAGTAGAAAATATGCAAGTATTAGCAATGACGATAACGCCGCCACCACAGTAATCGTCCACAATCTATCATTTTGCACATAATACATGTTATTCACATTTAGATTAATGGGCATGTGTTCGAATCACACAAAACAACTAAATGCATCCCGATTCTGGCTACAGCATTGATACATGCTCCATCTCTAGGCATAGGTGCAGGAATTGCAGCTGCCGTCATAATTGGAGCACTCTTTGTAATCAATGGACAAATGCCAGAGACAGGCTTTAAGACAGAAGACATCAAGGATGTAGAAAGAGACCAGATTTTACAAGAACAGCCTCCACAACAAGTGCAAATGTCAGTCTTTTCTGCTAATGCATCACCAATACTTGGTGATCCAAATGCGCCAATCACAATAATAGAGTTTGGGGATTACCAGTGCTTTTACTGCAACAAGTTCTTCCACGATACAGAACACCAGATTCATGACAATTATATCAAAACAGGCAAGGCAAAACTAGTCTTCAAAGATTTTACCATAATAGGGCCAGACTCTGTAGTAGCAGCCCACGCAGCGCATTGTGCAGACGAACAAGGCAAGTTCTGGGAATATCATGATACACTATACAACAACTGGAATGGTGAAAACAACGGATGGGCATCGGCACAAAACCAACTCAAATTTGCCCAACAGGTAGGCCTAGACGAGACAAAATTCACAGAATGCATGAACAGTGAGAAATACACAGAAAAGATTCAGGCAAGCTCCGAAGACGCAAAGACGTTAGGATTGACAGGAACCCCAGCATTCTTTGTGATTGGTCCAAACAACAAGATAGTCAAAGTCCCAGGCGCTCAGCCATATGACGTGTTTGCCAATATTTTAGACTCGGAAGAAATAATGGCAGACTAGTCTGATCATGGAGTTTAATTGTGTAAAGGACTGCTCTCAATGCTGTATTGACCGAGAGTATTACCCATCAAAGAAATTCGGCAAAATAGGGGTATTGATTCTGCCCGATGAAAAGCAGAAAATAGAATCACTGGTAGAATCACTAGGAGTCACCGTAAACATAATTCCAAGAATTGCAATATCTAATGATGACTCTAGGCCGGAAAAAATCATCGCATACCAGATGATGGGAAAAGAGCAAAACGGCAACACCTGCCCATTTTTAGATACAGAGGAAAAATCACCCCATGGTGGATTTGCTTGTAAAATTTACAAAGATAGACCTCTTGCATGTAGGGCATATCCCCTCATAGAGACAAATCCCATCACACTAGACCAAAAATGCAAGTTCTGCCAGACGTGCCCCACTGCTGACTCTAATCTGAATTCAGAGATAGAGTCCCTAATCCAGATTAAAAACAAGATGAATGCAGACATGCCAATAATATGGCGATATGCGACAGGCATTGGAGATCAAAAAGACATCCCAATCATACAAAAGGGATGGATCAAGGACTAGGTAAATTCACAGATCCGCAACAAATGAGGATGTATTTGCAAAAAATTTCTGCAAAACGACAAAATTTCCGAATTTTTATAAATTTACACAACATAACTCGATTGTAGAACAGATTTAGCTGACAACCCTTATATTCAAAAATCCGAAGGGTAGCTCATGGCAGCAGGTATTGACGACATTGCCATTTACATTCCGCGCTTGTTTGTAGATTCGACCGACTTTGCCCAAGCACGAGGCGTAGACCCAGTCAAGCTAAAGCAGGGACTGGGCATATCACGCATGGCAATAGTAGATTCCAACCAAGACCCAGCGTGCCTGGCTGCAAACGCATGCCTAAAGATAATGCAGCGCAACAAGATATCCCCAGACGATATTGGTAGGCTATATGTAGCGACAGAATCCTCATTGGACGAATCAAAGGCCCTAAACTCTTACGTCATTGGTATGCTAGAGCAGGTATATGGAGACGGCTCCTTTGAGCATTGTGGTGGGATAGAGTGCAAATTTGCATGTGTTTCAGGATCATATGCCCTGTATGATAACGCCAACTGGATTAGGGCAGGAGAGGCGGAAGGAAAACACGCAATTGTTGTAGTATCAGACATTGCAAAATACGACATGGGTTCTTCTGGTGAATACACACAGGGAGCAGGCGCCATTGCGATGTTACTTAACGATAATCCAAGACTGTTACAATTTGATTCCAAGGTCACATCAACATCAATTAAAAACGAGTACGACTTTTACAGGCCGTTTGGCAAAGAAACCCCAATTGTTCACGGACAATACTCTAATTTGCTGTACCTAATCCAGGTCAAAAAAGCATTTGAATCATACAAGAAAAAGGCAATAGAAACAGGAATCATCATGCTAAAGGAAGGAGAGACAATCTTGGACCACATTGATTATCTTTGCATGCACTTGCCATATTCTAACATGGGCAAAAAAGCACTATCATACCTGCTAAGACGTGAATGGCGAAGCCTCCCAAGGTGGAAAAGAATAGTAGAACAGACAGGAATGGAAGAGCCTGTGCCAAAAGATCCTCGTGGCACAATTGAATCAATACTTGCAGACGAAGAATACATGGGCAAAGACCACGAGTTTAACAAATTATTTACCAGAACCAAAGAATATCAGGCATTTTACGAGGACAAGCTTGCCAGCTCATTAATTGCATCATCGATGATAGGCAACCTATACACCGCATCACTATATCTAGGATTTAGAAGCTGCCTTGAATTTGAATTCCAAAAAGGAGTCGACTTGGAAGGGAAGAGATTCGGATTTGGCTCATATGGTAGCGGAAGCAGTGCAATGGTGTTCTCAGGCGTAGTTCAGCCATCATACAAGGAAATCGTCAAGAACATGAACTTGGAAGCAGAAATAGGCGAGCGAGTCAAGCTATCGCTAAAAGACTATGAGGAAATACATGAAAACAAACGCGCCCCAACACAAAGCATGCTAAGCGGTAAAAATGAATTTGTCCTAGTAAGCGTTGAGAAATCTCCTGAGAGTAGGGGAGAGCGCAAGTACGTATACTGCCAGTAATAGTCCAAATTCACATCATGGA from Candidatus Nitrosotenuis aquarius encodes:
- a CDS encoding type II glyceraldehyde-3-phosphate dehydrogenase, yielding MKRVFVNGYGSIGNRIAQFIKDDPEIKVIGVGKFSPDEKVNDAISRGFDVYVPQKSIDSFKNYKIKGSIEEALSNCDLVIDGAPGGTGYTNKKQLYEPKGVMAIYQGGESVFGDERVSDLLFNSRVNYKDAFGKKHVMQGSCNVTGMGRILQPLREKYGSRLLRFDAILVRRWADIEQTEKSVPDTIELSPNPHHQDDVKSYMGKDTPLFIQAIKVPTRQMHVHMMSIRFKDSAPDPSEILDLFKDEYGVATLWTAKGTKQIRDAAESMKFSFKDTNMIHIHANMIEAIGDTIKMVYSDDQTGIVIPENHLLMQAMLFQKPYEEAFVHTETLFHMEEKKKALEEFFAKK
- a CDS encoding Zn-ribbon domain-containing OB-fold protein, whose product is MNFESELRQGRFTVGECNKCHRISWPPSDFCNNCFGNLQYRPVKEPGILLESSTKDGKIFGIVKFEDSIKVIGTIDGNTEQKPGQMMKIASCGFDKSPKFTFTKS
- a CDS encoding YkgJ family cysteine cluster protein: MEFNCVKDCSQCCIDREYYPSKKFGKIGVLILPDEKQKIESLVESLGVTVNIIPRIAISNDDSRPEKIIAYQMMGKEQNGNTCPFLDTEEKSPHGGFACKIYKDRPLACRAYPLIETNPITLDQKCKFCQTCPTADSNLNSEIESLIQIKNKMNADMPIIWRYATGIGDQKDIPIIQKGWIKD
- a CDS encoding nucleotidyltransferase family protein codes for the protein MQAIILAGGLGSRLRPITDYVPKPLIPVNNIPLIEWQIKQLKKFKINEFIICTGYKTEQIENYLEQKENFGSKIRYSTEKSPLGTGGAIKKAAKLIKEKSFLVINGDIITDIDVRKLYSNPNSIALVELRTKFGTVDLDDSKIVRFREKKPIENVWMNAGIYHLDKKLVAALPFKGAIEETTFRRFASKKNLTGIKFKDAFWHSIDSHKDLDECSKALKGKKI
- the thrC gene encoding threonine synthase yields the protein MNNNAYLKCIDPACGLEYPINSRNIECEQGHLLDVKYKNTPSPELKELFYNRRNPQGNIFNESGVWRFRELLNFCQIDTGNRDECSKYLVSLDGAEGRQSKPYQMSKVADFIGINHDGLWLQPEGYNPSGSFKDNGMSTAVTHAKLIGAKKIICASTGNTSAAAAMYAANENMECDVYIPAGQIAPGKLSQAYQFGAQIVQVQGNFDDALAKSLDDAKHHEGYTVNSVNPFRIEGQKTIPYRAIEYLNWNPPDWIVYPGGALGNISSCGKALMELYEWGWIKKIPRIAVINSEGASTLYDLYNGEFEGQKLRWNKGKPDTETIKNYYKHLDEKGIRPKTKATAIQIGRPANILKGLRALEFTNGIVEKVSDSEMLDGMSIVGLNGFDCEMASGASPAGIKKLVEKGIIKKDDVVVGILTGRQKDSSLPVDYHNNPANRFANPPRE
- a CDS encoding thiolase family protein, whose amino-acid sequence is MSVAIAGYSTTKFTLDQTPIEELLVSATKELFQNTKNLSQKDIDAVLVSTNNNKKYLAPILSEITGIAPKIAQSIENMCNSGANSIVSGYSYIASGMADVVLVVGAEQAENSAQVLDWDMSRGEFTHPIFWGTMFAKAHKREFGTTDEELAHVSALNHKNAQDNPAAYNPKTYTIEDIMDSKRLTEDLRLLDCSRSCSGSSAVLLVSEEIAKKYTDSPVFISGIGQKTTSASFTKNELTRLESTIDAASQAYSMAGIKANQVDVAEIHDAFSICELMILEDLGFASKGKAGKLVLELYKNGSKKINPRGGLIGAGHPLGATGIAQIAEITSQLQGTAKKRQVENARIGLVQNMSAAATSSTVLVMKN
- a CDS encoding resolvase; the protein is MSNLVKLQKPVKKTKKDNVRIARTRRQRGYHWEDTLVKRFNALDGWKGFRLGSPSVGLPDILAISTKNSTIFTIEAKSGTTNSLVVPYDQIIRCLKWVDNFELYQTRDVIFAFKFLSKKRIGLGEYEKRELREYYKVWDKSKQISDFACNYDGTTYSIIDAKRQRLDLKDYTMPFVSKNTKTTQEA
- a CDS encoding DedA family protein, translated to MNELQVLIQWISSLVSEYLYVGVFAAAIIETVFPPIPTAAIFPFAGYFASQNGMSVIEVLGLGMAGGVGATIGSTIIYLVCIKLGRVAMLRYLKYARISEQKLAKIETWFERHGEKAVFFGRMVPVLREMISIPAGLFKMKPIKFVLYTFCGSCVWSIALTFVGYYFGQVTLGII
- a CDS encoding LLM class flavin-dependent oxidoreductase, translated to MKLSYSLGSLLSIEDLLKCAEKTAKTDPDTVWVPETWGMENFAMLSAVSARTKSKIGSSIINIYSRSPALIAMGAATIDTISNQRLTLGLGTSSVPIIQGLHGYRFEKPLQRMKETVEIIRLALSGKKIDYTGKIFALRGFTLLIKPPRQHIPIYIAAINQKMTELTWRIGDGVIFYLRPISEMKETTSKMQSNRKIDVACQLITSVSEDGDQAKERVRKTLAFYISVGEIYRKFLAKNGFKKETDNIYQEYLKSGLKSNHELIPDSMLQSLTISGAPQECKKQLKRFYDAGITHPIIQFNPSGEVGKSFDLFTKTFSDV
- a CDS encoding DsbA family protein; translation: MIHAPSLGIGAGIAAAVIIGALFVINGQMPETGFKTEDIKDVERDQILQEQPPQQVQMSVFSANASPILGDPNAPITIIEFGDYQCFYCNKFFHDTEHQIHDNYIKTGKAKLVFKDFTIIGPDSVVAAHAAHCADEQGKFWEYHDTLYNNWNGENNGWASAQNQLKFAQQVGLDETKFTECMNSEKYTEKIQASSEDAKTLGLTGTPAFFVIGPNNKIVKVPGAQPYDVFANILDSEEIMAD
- a CDS encoding helix-turn-helix transcriptional regulator, with translation MDIVVSSDALREIVIDQDEKKQKALEMFSDNYARIILSAMIEQPKSALQITEETKIPLTTVYRKLHNMLEENLIKISGQIAENGKKNFLYKSKLRSFHVTFTKDRFAVLVNTSGTCNFCLKNHA